From the Solibacillus sp. FSL R5-0449 genome, one window contains:
- a CDS encoding GNAT family N-acetyltransferase gives MNFVKGEAVRLNPQLKKSFFQLANDTFGLDFEQWDEQGYWNDTYCPYTFEVDGEIVANVSTSSGTMILDGRQYEAVQIGTVMTNPKFQGKGLSRQLMEKVMEDHVNAHIIYLFANKTVLDFYPKFGFETRIQSTFTVDKKDIGPVHTEVKKVNLDDKPTRNVFYETTVFRKPVSQKMSMVQNENIVMFHALTQYRDCIYYVPKFQAFAILNETAEYTELIDVISKEQVDLQEILGCLPIRSEKIRLCFTPDNLQIPVMQDVFIDEGAMFVKNQKDIMYPNNVLFPYSGLA, from the coding sequence ATGAATTTTGTTAAAGGAGAGGCTGTGCGCCTTAACCCCCAGCTGAAAAAAAGTTTCTTTCAACTGGCAAACGATACTTTTGGGCTGGATTTCGAACAATGGGATGAGCAAGGGTATTGGAATGATACATACTGTCCCTATACATTTGAAGTAGATGGCGAAATAGTAGCGAATGTTTCTACAAGTAGCGGAACAATGATTTTGGATGGCAGGCAGTATGAAGCTGTTCAGATTGGGACTGTTATGACAAATCCAAAATTCCAAGGAAAAGGATTATCCCGTCAGCTTATGGAAAAGGTGATGGAAGATCATGTGAATGCACATATCATATACTTATTTGCAAATAAGACAGTGCTGGACTTTTATCCGAAATTTGGTTTTGAAACGCGTATACAGTCTACTTTTACCGTGGATAAAAAGGATATTGGGCCAGTTCATACGGAAGTAAAGAAAGTGAATCTGGATGATAAGCCTACAAGAAATGTATTTTATGAAACAACGGTATTTAGAAAACCTGTCAGTCAGAAAATGAGTATGGTTCAGAATGAAAATATCGTGATGTTCCATGCATTGACGCAATACCGGGACTGCATTTACTATGTACCTAAGTTTCAGGCATTTGCCATCTTGAATGAAACTGCCGAGTATACAGAGTTAATCGACGTCATATCTAAAGAGCAGGTGGATTTACAGGAAATACTCGGTTGCTTACCTATTCGTTCTGAAAAAATCAGACTGTGCTTTACTCCCGATAATTTACAGATTCCTGTTATGCAAGATGTATTCATCGATGAG